From Varibaculum massiliense, a single genomic window includes:
- a CDS encoding M18 family aminopeptidase: MTSFDLETYTQGLTDFISASPCATFAARTLAELYSSQGFKQVDPSQPWPQNPGRYFLRRKGALISWIVPAGSPKGFRIIGSHSDSPAFKLKPTPDSLSPDGWGQLNVEVYGGMLPNSWLNRELGIAGIVYDRSEGCYPVRTGPIAIIPQLAPHLDRDSANKLQLDRQQHLRPLWYVGGSSRKILDLIAQQAGLSSADEITSHELYTFDTHAPQRLGTDGEFLASARQDNLLSVYSATKALLSLAETDFQGENILISAAFDHEEVGSHTETGAAGPLLEQVLRRCALATGEVEAFERMLAASSCLSADVAHSVNPNYPEKHDPDTRPVMGAGPVLKLNASQRYATDAQGWHIWEDAARRSEVKTQSFVSNNAVTCGSTIAPMTATRLGITTIDVGVPILSMHTAREMCALSDQVEMAKIMQAYLQK, from the coding sequence ATGACGAGTTTTGATTTGGAAACCTACACCCAAGGTTTAACTGACTTTATTTCTGCTTCTCCCTGTGCCACCTTCGCTGCCCGCACTCTGGCTGAGTTATACAGCTCCCAGGGGTTCAAACAAGTTGACCCCTCGCAGCCTTGGCCGCAAAACCCTGGCCGTTACTTCTTACGCCGTAAAGGCGCCCTCATCTCCTGGATTGTACCTGCCGGCTCCCCCAAAGGTTTCCGAATCATCGGCAGTCATTCTGATTCTCCGGCTTTTAAACTAAAACCCACCCCCGATAGCCTCAGCCCCGATGGCTGGGGGCAGCTCAATGTAGAAGTTTATGGAGGAATGCTCCCTAACTCTTGGTTAAATCGGGAACTAGGGATCGCCGGAATCGTTTATGACCGCTCCGAAGGGTGCTACCCGGTGCGTACCGGACCGATCGCCATTATCCCCCAGCTAGCTCCCCACCTGGATCGGGATTCCGCGAACAAACTGCAATTAGACCGGCAGCAACACTTGCGTCCCCTCTGGTACGTAGGGGGATCCTCGAGGAAGATTCTGGACCTAATAGCACAGCAGGCGGGACTTAGCAGCGCCGATGAAATCACTAGCCACGAACTCTATACTTTCGATACCCACGCCCCGCAGCGGCTGGGAACTGACGGAGAGTTCCTGGCTTCTGCCCGTCAAGATAACCTGCTATCGGTCTACAGCGCCACTAAAGCCCTATTAAGCCTGGCAGAAACGGACTTTCAGGGAGAAAATATTCTGATCAGCGCGGCATTTGACCATGAGGAAGTCGGTTCCCACACCGAAACCGGGGCCGCCGGTCCCCTGTTAGAACAGGTGTTGCGCCGCTGCGCCCTCGCCACGGGTGAAGTGGAAGCCTTTGAACGGATGCTGGCAGCGTCCTCGTGTCTATCAGCAGATGTTGCCCACTCGGTAAACCCCAACTATCCGGAAAAACACGACCCCGATACCCGACCGGTAATGGGAGCCGGGCCGGTACTCAAACTCAATGCTTCGCAGCGGTACGCCACCGATGCGCAGGGCTGGCATATTTGGGAGGACGCGGCGCGGCGAAGTGAAGTTAAAACCCAAAGCTTCGTCTCAAACAATGCCGTCACCTGCGGGTCAACTATCGCCCCCATGACTGCTACCCGCCTGGGGATAACCACTATTGATGTGGGGGTACCTATTTTGTCGATGCATACTGCCCGAGAAATGTGCGCCCTCAGCGACCAGGTGGAGATGGCGAAAATAATGCAGGCCTACCTGCAGAAATAA
- the uvrB gene encoding excinuclease ABC subunit UvrB gives MSEQLDLRRAKKPFKVQASYQPSGDQPQAIAELTQRINNGEKDIVLLGATGTGKSATSAWLVEQVQRPTLIMEPNKTLAAQMAAELRELFPDNAVEYFVSYYDYYQPEAYVPQSDTYIEKDSSINDEVERLRHSATNSLLTRRDVIVVSSVSCIYGLGTPQEYVARMVPLEVGMQIERNELLKRFITMQYTRNDMAFTRGTFRVRGDTIDIIPMYEEMAIRIEMFGDEIDSLATLHPITGEVIDEEDSVFIFPASHYVAGPERMQRALDGIEDELGERLKYFHEQGKLLEEQRLQMRTTYDLEMMREIGTCAGIENYSRHIDGRGPGSPPNTLLDYFPEDFLLVIDESHVTVPQIGAMFHGDMSRKRTLVDYGFRLPSAMDNRPLKWEEFQERIGQTVYLSATPGPYELERSDGVVEQIIRPTGLVDPKIVVKPTAGQIDDLMEEILVRSEKNERVLVTTLTKKMAEDLTEYLAERGVLVEYLHSDVDTLRRVELLRELRLGKFNVLVGINLLREGLDLPEVSLVSILDADKEGFLRSTTSLIQTVGRAARNVSGEVHMYADQVTDSMRAAIEETERRREKQLAYNREHGIDPQPLRKKIADVTDMLAREEIDTESLLGTGYRGAGSGPDAQTRRQTGQDVRERLANQNESSLAELIAELTAQMQEAARQLQFEVAARLRDEVRDLKKELQQMREAN, from the coding sequence GTGAGTGAGCAACTGGATCTGCGTCGCGCTAAGAAGCCTTTTAAAGTGCAGGCGTCCTATCAGCCGTCTGGGGATCAACCGCAGGCGATTGCCGAGCTCACGCAGCGGATTAACAATGGGGAAAAAGACATTGTTCTGTTGGGGGCAACCGGGACCGGAAAATCGGCGACCTCCGCCTGGCTGGTAGAGCAGGTGCAGCGTCCCACTTTGATAATGGAGCCCAATAAGACTCTGGCTGCCCAAATGGCGGCGGAGTTGCGCGAACTTTTCCCCGATAACGCGGTGGAATACTTCGTTTCCTACTATGACTATTATCAGCCAGAAGCCTACGTACCCCAGTCCGATACCTATATCGAAAAAGATTCTTCTATAAACGACGAGGTCGAGCGGCTGCGGCACTCTGCCACTAACTCTCTGCTGACGCGCCGAGACGTAATCGTGGTGTCTTCGGTTTCCTGTATCTATGGCCTGGGCACTCCCCAAGAATATGTGGCGCGGATGGTGCCCTTAGAAGTGGGGATGCAAATAGAGCGTAATGAATTACTGAAACGCTTTATCACCATGCAATACACGCGCAACGATATGGCGTTTACGCGGGGAACTTTTAGGGTGCGCGGAGACACTATCGATATCATCCCCATGTACGAGGAAATGGCGATCCGGATTGAAATGTTCGGGGATGAAATCGATTCCCTGGCCACCTTGCATCCCATCACCGGGGAAGTAATCGACGAGGAAGACTCGGTGTTTATTTTCCCTGCCTCTCACTATGTGGCCGGCCCAGAACGGATGCAGCGCGCCTTAGACGGAATCGAGGACGAACTCGGCGAGCGGCTGAAATACTTCCATGAACAGGGAAAACTTTTAGAAGAACAGCGCTTGCAGATGCGCACCACCTACGATCTGGAAATGATGCGCGAGATCGGTACCTGCGCCGGTATTGAAAACTATTCCCGCCATATTGATGGGCGCGGACCCGGTAGCCCTCCCAACACCCTCCTCGACTATTTCCCCGAAGACTTCCTGCTGGTAATCGATGAATCCCACGTCACGGTTCCCCAGATTGGAGCCATGTTCCATGGGGATATGTCCCGTAAACGCACCCTGGTCGATTACGGCTTCCGCCTACCCTCGGCGATGGATAACCGTCCTTTGAAATGGGAAGAATTCCAAGAACGGATCGGGCAAACCGTTTATCTATCGGCGACCCCGGGGCCTTATGAATTAGAACGCTCCGATGGGGTAGTAGAACAAATCATTCGACCCACCGGCCTCGTTGACCCGAAGATTGTGGTTAAACCCACCGCGGGGCAAATCGATGACCTGATGGAAGAAATCTTGGTTCGCAGTGAAAAAAACGAGCGGGTGTTGGTCACTACCTTGACCAAGAAAATGGCTGAAGACCTCACCGAATACCTGGCGGAGCGGGGAGTGCTAGTGGAATATCTGCATTCCGATGTGGATACTTTGCGGCGAGTGGAACTGCTGCGAGAACTGCGGCTGGGCAAATTTAACGTGCTAGTAGGGATTAACCTGCTGCGAGAAGGGCTAGACCTGCCGGAAGTGTCGCTAGTTTCAATCCTGGATGCCGATAAGGAAGGGTTTTTACGCTCTACCACCTCCCTGATTCAAACCGTAGGGCGCGCGGCTCGTAACGTATCCGGGGAAGTACATATGTACGCTGACCAGGTCACTGATTCCATGCGGGCGGCGATTGAGGAAACCGAGCGGCGGCGAGAAAAACAGCTGGCCTATAACCGGGAGCACGGGATTGACCCCCAACCGCTGCGTAAGAAAATCGCGGACGTTACCGATATGTTGGCGCGCGAAGAAATTGATACCGAATCTTTGCTCGGTACCGGATATCGGGGGGCAGGGAGCGGACCGGATGCGCAGACCCGCCGGCAGACCGGGCAGGACGTGCGAGAACGGCTGGCGAATCAAAACGAATCTAGCCTAGCAGAGCTAATCGCGGAACTCACCGCGCAAATGCAAGAGGCCGCCCGGCAGTTACAGTTCGAGGTGGCGGCGCGGCTGCGCGATGAAGTACGAGACTTAAAGAAAGAACTGCAACAAATGCGGGAGGCGAATTGA
- a CDS encoding TerC/Alx family metal homeostasis membrane protein: MGLVPTLNATPGHEVIHWWNWLLLAVIILALLIIDFRGHVSKAHEPTIKEAAVWSGIYMAIAAAFGLVVWLQWDLNLAAEYWAGWITEWSLSLDNLFVFIIILNGFKVPRAYQQKVIMLGIVISMVLRLAFILIGAALINEFAWIFYLFGVFLIYTAISQAREGITKEDEGESAEGYQENKFTSLVRRVLPVSEGFREAKLLYRHRGKTYVTPMFLVIMAIGSADLMFAFDSIPAIFGLTKHPFIVFAATAFSLMGLRQLFFLVDGLLERLAFLHYGLALILGFIGVKLIIHAAHEAPFLGIEKWAQMVPEPSIGFSMGYILIVLVGTALLSIWYSRRQQAK; the protein is encoded by the coding sequence ATGGGTCTGGTACCTACGCTCAATGCCACCCCTGGTCACGAGGTAATTCATTGGTGGAACTGGCTGCTGTTAGCAGTCATTATTCTGGCTTTATTGATTATTGATTTTCGCGGACACGTCAGTAAAGCTCACGAACCTACCATTAAAGAGGCCGCCGTATGGTCCGGTATCTATATGGCGATTGCGGCCGCTTTCGGGTTGGTGGTTTGGCTGCAATGGGATCTGAATCTAGCTGCCGAGTACTGGGCAGGTTGGATCACCGAATGGTCACTTTCCCTGGATAACCTATTTGTTTTCATCATTATTCTGAACGGTTTCAAGGTTCCCCGTGCTTACCAGCAAAAAGTAATCATGCTGGGAATCGTAATCTCGATGGTGCTGCGCCTAGCATTTATTCTGATTGGCGCTGCTTTAATCAACGAGTTCGCCTGGATTTTTTACCTTTTTGGGGTGTTCCTGATCTATACCGCCATCAGTCAGGCACGGGAAGGAATCACTAAAGAGGACGAAGGGGAGTCTGCAGAGGGCTACCAGGAAAACAAGTTCACCTCGCTGGTGCGGCGGGTACTGCCAGTTTCGGAAGGTTTCCGGGAAGCTAAACTACTCTACCGTCACCGGGGGAAAACCTACGTGACCCCCATGTTCTTGGTGATTATGGCGATTGGCTCTGCGGATTTAATGTTTGCTTTTGACTCCATTCCCGCAATCTTTGGTCTCACTAAGCACCCCTTTATTGTATTTGCGGCTACTGCCTTCTCTCTAATGGGGCTGCGACAACTATTCTTCCTAGTAGACGGACTGTTGGAGCGCCTGGCATTCTTACATTACGGGCTGGCACTGATTCTAGGATTTATCGGCGTGAAGTTAATCATCCATGCTGCCCACGAGGCTCCCTTCCTGGGGATAGAGAAATGGGCACAGATGGTTCCGGAACCCTCTATCGGTTTTTCCATGGGTTACATCCTGATTGTCCTGGTGGGAACGGCGCTGCTGTCGATCTGGTATTCACGGCGCCAACAGGCTAAATAG
- a CDS encoding HAD-IC family P-type ATPase, translated as MSDSNRQSDPSAPGDAISARPLPVSGNRKGTLAPTHSGEACSEELEDQLLGLSETEVAKLKAAGLVNQFTPRASHTVRQILRANVFTLFNAILSICIVVTLIFGHWADAVFGIVMVVNALTGIVSELRAKRVLEKISILQENPVMVVRGGAEKEISPRQIVQGDLLHLRRGDQVPADGKIIATGGIYLDESNLTGESVPRARQRGEEIFSGAAVVAGDGYVKVSAVGSQSWANDMAIQVRKFKMAHSELEAGINKILKVITYCLPLVIVLLAAAQVRNLGGLGEVNWVNIGPVVVAVVAGMVGMIPQGLVLLTSINFAAASLKLVRQGVLMQELPAVEVLARVDTLCLDKTGTLTTGEIGARGFVLPGKEELVPGGALDKDAQAALAALTKESDNDTSAAIYQRLNGDLATLPTDIENPQLVPFDSARKWSAVVSGADTWVLGAPEIVLAADSRTQEQTGTWAGQGARVLALAHSQNEQISPENPALPVGLQLSALIVLAERLREDAAQTLDFFREEGVEVLIISGDNPVTVAALAGRVGIETTGFDARKLPEDAEGIAQVLKEHRVFGRVTPEQKRALVQALQKAGKTVAMTGDGVNDALALKDADLGIAMGNAAQATKSAAKAVLIDSKFSTLPQVLREGRRVLGNMERVSTLFLSKTTYAALLALVVGVLGIRYPYLPRHLTLISSTTIGIPAFFLALAPSNRRYRPGFLRRVGQLALPAGLLCGATSIAAYLWIGRTEAATSVATIVLAIGALGLLAILSRPLHSWRGGLVIAMIALVITAIAVPVVRNFFALEILSFAQWLVVVICSLISLSGLVIIGTRWERRHWPDHGSGLRLKHVRIRR; from the coding sequence TTGAGCGATAGCAATAGACAGTCAGACCCTTCCGCCCCGGGTGATGCGATAAGTGCCCGTCCCCTTCCCGTCTCTGGAAACAGAAAAGGAACGCTAGCGCCCACGCATAGCGGGGAAGCGTGCAGCGAAGAACTGGAAGATCAGCTGCTAGGACTGAGCGAAACCGAGGTCGCGAAATTGAAAGCCGCGGGGCTGGTCAACCAATTCACCCCCCGAGCCAGTCACACTGTGCGACAAATTTTGCGTGCCAATGTGTTTACCTTGTTTAACGCGATTCTCAGTATTTGCATTGTGGTCACATTGATTTTTGGGCATTGGGCAGACGCGGTTTTCGGGATAGTGATGGTGGTTAACGCCCTGACCGGCATTGTTTCTGAACTTCGCGCTAAACGCGTGTTAGAGAAAATCAGTATTTTGCAAGAAAATCCGGTGATGGTGGTGCGCGGCGGGGCAGAAAAAGAAATTTCTCCCCGCCAGATTGTGCAAGGAGACTTGTTGCATTTGCGGCGCGGTGACCAGGTGCCTGCCGATGGGAAAATCATTGCCACCGGTGGAATCTACCTGGACGAATCCAACCTCACCGGGGAGTCAGTTCCGCGCGCCCGGCAAAGGGGAGAAGAAATTTTTTCTGGCGCTGCGGTAGTAGCTGGTGATGGATATGTAAAGGTATCGGCGGTAGGCAGCCAGTCGTGGGCGAATGATATGGCTATCCAGGTTCGCAAATTCAAGATGGCACATTCGGAGCTGGAAGCCGGAATTAATAAGATCTTGAAGGTCATCACCTATTGTTTACCTCTGGTTATCGTCCTACTGGCGGCGGCGCAGGTTCGTAACCTGGGAGGACTAGGGGAAGTTAACTGGGTAAATATTGGCCCGGTAGTGGTGGCGGTAGTTGCCGGAATGGTAGGGATGATACCCCAAGGGCTAGTCTTGCTCACCTCTATTAACTTTGCTGCTGCTTCTTTAAAGCTGGTGCGCCAAGGGGTGCTAATGCAAGAGTTGCCCGCAGTAGAAGTCCTGGCCAGGGTAGATACTCTCTGCTTAGATAAAACTGGTACTCTTACAACCGGTGAGATTGGGGCGCGCGGCTTCGTGCTACCCGGGAAAGAAGAGTTAGTTCCCGGCGGCGCCCTGGATAAAGACGCGCAAGCAGCCCTGGCAGCTTTGACTAAAGAGAGCGATAACGACACGTCGGCAGCCATCTATCAGCGTCTAAATGGCGATCTGGCAACCCTTCCTACAGATATTGAAAACCCGCAGCTAGTGCCGTTTGATTCCGCTCGCAAATGGTCAGCGGTGGTTAGCGGCGCAGATACCTGGGTGCTGGGCGCTCCCGAAATTGTGTTGGCTGCCGATAGTCGAACCCAAGAGCAAACCGGAACCTGGGCGGGGCAAGGCGCGAGGGTACTGGCCTTGGCACACAGTCAAAATGAACAGATTTCGCCAGAGAACCCTGCTTTGCCTGTCGGTTTACAGTTAAGCGCGCTAATAGTGCTGGCCGAACGCCTCCGCGAAGACGCTGCGCAAACCCTGGATTTCTTTAGGGAAGAAGGGGTGGAAGTCCTAATCATTTCCGGGGATAACCCGGTCACGGTCGCGGCTCTAGCGGGAAGGGTCGGGATAGAAACCACCGGGTTTGACGCCCGGAAGCTGCCGGAGGACGCGGAAGGGATTGCCCAGGTACTCAAGGAACACCGGGTATTTGGGCGAGTCACCCCGGAGCAAAAACGCGCCCTGGTGCAAGCCTTGCAGAAAGCAGGGAAAACCGTGGCGATGACCGGGGACGGGGTAAATGATGCCCTGGCGCTCAAAGACGCGGATTTGGGGATTGCGATGGGAAATGCCGCCCAAGCCACCAAGTCCGCGGCGAAAGCCGTCCTCATTGATTCCAAGTTCTCTACTTTGCCGCAGGTACTCCGGGAGGGGCGTCGCGTGCTAGGAAACATGGAACGGGTATCCACCCTGTTTTTATCCAAAACAACCTACGCTGCCCTGTTAGCGCTGGTAGTAGGGGTTCTAGGGATACGTTATCCCTATCTGCCTCGACACTTGACCTTGATATCTTCTACCACCATCGGGATTCCCGCGTTTTTCTTGGCGCTCGCGCCCTCGAATCGACGCTACCGTCCCGGTTTCTTACGTCGGGTGGGGCAACTGGCTTTACCGGCGGGGCTGCTTTGTGGCGCCACCTCGATTGCCGCTTACCTGTGGATAGGGCGTACTGAGGCGGCAACCTCGGTCGCCACCATCGTCTTAGCTATTGGGGCGCTAGGGTTGCTGGCGATTTTATCCCGACCATTACACAGTTGGCGGGGAGGCTTAGTTATCGCCATGATTGCCTTGGTAATCACGGCGATTGCGGTGCCGGTGGTGCGTAACTTCTTCGCCTTAGAGATTCTAAGTTTCGCGCAATGGCTGGTAGTTGTAATTTGTAGCCTGATTTCCCTATCGGGACTGGTAATTATCGGTACCAGATGGGAACGGCGGCATTGGCCAGATCACGGTTCGGGGTTGCGACTAAAACACGTTAGAATAAGAAGGTAA
- a CDS encoding FMN-binding protein, with protein MRKATAGALLAIGMVALSGCGSYPAASTLPDGQYAGSSLPDEDGTVGKVQFTIKNGQVVDAEFRLYDKDGTAHDENYGKTASGGIDTEFYQRAQAAISAEQRYVQQFQKTGDQNKVDRVSGASLSHRLFLDAVQTAMEAAQK; from the coding sequence ATGCGTAAAGCGACCGCGGGGGCGCTACTCGCAATCGGCATGGTCGCCCTCAGTGGCTGCGGGTCTTACCCAGCGGCGTCGACCTTGCCGGACGGGCAATACGCGGGCAGCTCGCTGCCCGACGAGGACGGTACAGTCGGTAAAGTTCAGTTTACGATTAAGAACGGTCAGGTGGTTGACGCTGAGTTTCGTCTCTATGACAAAGACGGGACGGCACATGACGAAAATTACGGGAAAACCGCTAGCGGCGGGATAGACACGGAGTTTTACCAGCGCGCCCAAGCCGCTATCAGCGCTGAACAGCGTTATGTGCAGCAGTTCCAGAAGACCGGGGATCAAAATAAGGTCGATAGGGTGTCCGGGGCATCGTTGTCACATCGGCTGTTCCTCGATGCGGTTCAGACGGCTATGGAAGCAGCGCAAAAGTAG
- a CDS encoding ABC transporter ATP-binding protein — protein MADNNDEQLIYRVEKVSRKYGELAALDNVSLDITRGEWLSVVGPSGSGKSTLMNILGCLDSPTEGLVYLEGERLDKMGELELAAVRRRKIGLIFQQFHLVKHLSAVENVMMAQYYHSLPDEAEAMEALDRVGMSARATHLPHELSGGEQQRVCVARALINHPSVILADEPTGNLDEANENIVIDFFSQLHREGTTLLVVTHDANVARQGQRQIILEHGKIVREVHNQSQTAEKCDPQMLETGGNDA, from the coding sequence ATGGCAGATAATAATGATGAACAATTGATTTATCGAGTTGAGAAGGTGTCTCGAAAATACGGCGAGTTGGCGGCGCTGGATAATGTCAGCCTCGACATAACTCGCGGCGAGTGGCTCTCGGTAGTGGGGCCGTCCGGTTCGGGCAAGTCAACTTTGATGAACATTCTGGGCTGTCTGGATTCCCCCACCGAAGGACTGGTTTACCTGGAGGGCGAGCGTCTGGACAAAATGGGTGAACTGGAATTGGCCGCGGTGCGTCGCCGCAAGATTGGCCTCATCTTTCAACAGTTCCACCTGGTAAAGCACCTCTCGGCGGTAGAAAACGTGATGATGGCCCAGTACTACCATTCCCTCCCCGATGAAGCCGAGGCAATGGAGGCACTAGACCGGGTGGGCATGTCCGCTCGCGCCACCCACCTCCCTCATGAACTGTCTGGAGGGGAGCAGCAGCGCGTGTGCGTGGCTCGTGCCCTCATCAACCACCCCTCCGTCATCCTGGCCGACGAACCGACCGGAAACCTCGACGAGGCAAACGAAAACATCGTTATCGACTTCTTTTCGCAGCTGCATCGGGAGGGCACCACCCTGCTGGTCGTCACCCATGATGCCAACGTTGCTCGGCAAGGGCAGCGCCAAATCATTTTGGAACACGGGAAAATCGTCAGAGAAGTCCACAACCAATCGCAAACCGCAGAAAAATGTGACCCACAAATGCTTGAGACGGGAGGAAATGATGCGTAA
- a CDS encoding FAD:protein FMN transferase, with amino-acid sequence MYLTPTPPGETTITFAAMGTLVSASWRSTPQVAEVLRVSLPQRVAQLEDDLSRFRADSPVSRLDTEWRDVGPHCAAVFGAAQEWAQRTGGFFKLFPCLGWDAETLQLRGEQARLTDGVGAGGLDLGGIAKGYAAAQLASLIQESGGSGILVSFGGSSIVAPDRRAIIRVQSPWTGREFLGDLQIENESLSNSMLPQTQIVPSLVRSHIRGLDGQLAFTDICAALVVGPDAMSCEALSTALIAGGSPLLHDLTQKGVLGGAYRALAMTSNGRVFADPALQLSITMDLPEPLSLSPVLPD; translated from the coding sequence GTGTACCTAACGCCGACTCCACCAGGAGAAACCACTATTACCTTTGCGGCGATGGGGACGCTGGTGTCGGCATCGTGGCGCAGCACTCCCCAGGTCGCGGAGGTTCTCCGGGTGAGTCTGCCGCAAAGGGTGGCGCAGTTGGAGGATGACCTGTCGCGGTTTCGGGCGGATTCTCCCGTGAGCCGCTTGGATACCGAGTGGAGGGATGTCGGGCCGCACTGTGCCGCGGTGTTTGGGGCTGCTCAGGAATGGGCGCAGCGTACCGGGGGTTTTTTTAAACTATTTCCGTGCCTGGGCTGGGACGCCGAAACGCTGCAGTTGCGGGGCGAGCAGGCTCGTCTCACCGACGGTGTGGGGGCTGGGGGCCTAGATTTGGGAGGTATCGCGAAAGGTTACGCGGCTGCGCAGCTGGCTTCTCTCATTCAAGAATCAGGGGGTAGCGGCATCTTGGTGTCCTTCGGGGGTTCGTCGATTGTGGCGCCGGACCGCCGAGCCATCATCAGAGTGCAATCTCCCTGGACAGGCCGGGAATTCTTGGGAGACCTGCAGATAGAAAACGAGTCCCTCTCTAATTCAATGCTGCCGCAAACCCAGATTGTCCCCAGTCTGGTGCGCAGCCACATTCGCGGTCTGGACGGGCAGCTCGCGTTTACCGATATTTGTGCGGCACTTGTGGTGGGACCTGACGCGATGAGTTGCGAGGCTCTCTCTACCGCGCTGATTGCGGGAGGAAGCCCCCTGCTGCACGATTTGACTCAGAAGGGCGTTCTGGGTGGGGCGTATCGCGCCCTCGCGATGACTTCCAATGGGAGGGTGTTTGCCGACCCCGCGTTACAGTTGAGTATCACAATGGATTTGCCCGAACCGTTGTCACTGAGCCCCGTGTTGCCGGACTGA
- a CDS encoding DUF6308 family protein, whose protein sequence is MINTVPEIVTGVTRGDSDAWEQARFLLTDYYCQAHNPRITLFSLTSKFSPSFPLQPQTDDSSWEGACRLRDCDLLALANLDLAVDSEGLDQLFASEPLPELMEQIPAETQLVDIPSQVFDSETGALTQLWTALTKDPLVLKPKAAAALLARLRPAALPLFSKDDRRPWGDVTDYVQFCQDLHELLLADRGRLAHQLYYLREALELPEWVSQVQLLQALVFSAWQANHAAEKERLRQEKAARRQEREEEKLRKKLAKRTKKQRKKLAKKQEAQSQAQKAAEAKAKKAQRKEGEETSEVDQAKRPVNARHLGGEEPADLGNSRAARSRRGRHVRGKDADEGFISTDPVSL, encoded by the coding sequence ATGATTAACACAGTTCCGGAAATCGTTACCGGAGTTACTCGCGGGGACTCTGACGCCTGGGAGCAGGCCCGCTTCCTACTCACTGACTACTACTGTCAAGCACACAATCCGCGAATTACCTTGTTTTCGCTCACCTCCAAGTTTTCCCCTAGTTTTCCTCTGCAACCACAAACCGATGATTCCTCTTGGGAAGGTGCCTGCCGCTTACGAGATTGCGATCTCCTAGCCCTGGCAAACCTAGATCTTGCAGTCGACAGTGAAGGTTTGGATCAGCTTTTTGCCTCTGAACCGCTGCCTGAACTAATGGAGCAAATCCCCGCCGAAACCCAGTTGGTAGATATTCCTTCCCAGGTGTTCGACAGCGAAACTGGGGCTCTAACGCAGCTGTGGACAGCATTAACTAAAGATCCGCTGGTGTTAAAACCAAAAGCGGCGGCGGCACTTTTAGCTCGGCTACGTCCGGCGGCGCTTCCCCTGTTTTCTAAGGATGACCGTCGTCCCTGGGGGGACGTCACCGATTACGTGCAGTTCTGTCAAGATCTCCATGAGTTGCTACTGGCTGACCGCGGACGGCTCGCACACCAGCTTTATTACCTGCGGGAAGCCTTGGAGCTGCCCGAATGGGTTTCGCAAGTACAGCTTTTGCAAGCGCTAGTGTTTTCGGCTTGGCAGGCCAATCACGCGGCGGAAAAAGAACGGCTCCGTCAAGAAAAAGCGGCTCGCCGTCAAGAGCGGGAGGAAGAAAAACTTCGCAAGAAACTCGCTAAACGCACCAAGAAACAGCGCAAGAAACTCGCAAAAAAGCAAGAGGCGCAAAGTCAGGCGCAAAAAGCTGCCGAGGCTAAGGCGAAAAAAGCTCAGCGCAAGGAAGGTGAGGAAACTAGCGAGGTTGACCAGGCAAAGCGTCCGGTAAACGCTCGCCATCTGGGAGGGGAGGAACCTGCCGACCTGGGTAACTCCCGCGCAGCCCGCAGCCGGCGGGGACGCCACGTGCGGGGCAAGGACGCAGATGAGGGGTTCATCTCTACCGACCCGGTATCTCTATAA